A single window of Longimicrobiaceae bacterium DNA harbors:
- a CDS encoding carboxypeptidase-like regulatory domain-containing protein, with the protein MRGDIRMDRGSRPVILLLALTAALLLAGFRGAGEPERIVGRVTDAVGTPLGGATVSARSAAAQGAERSAQTGDTGGFQLAGLPPGRYTLRAEREGYAPAEQTAEVAAGERTAVIFRLRPSRR; encoded by the coding sequence ATGAGGGGTGACATCCGGATGGACCGGGGCTCCCGCCCCGTGATCCTGCTGCTGGCGCTGACGGCGGCGCTGCTCCTGGCGGGGTTCCGGGGCGCGGGGGAGCCGGAGCGGATCGTGGGACGGGTGACGGACGCCGTGGGGACCCCGCTCGGCGGGGCCACGGTGAGCGCCCGGAGCGCGGCAGCGCAGGGGGCGGAGCGGAGCGCGCAGACCGGGGACACGGGAGGGTTCCAGCTCGCCGGCCTCCCGCCGGGACGGTACACGCTGCGGGCGGAGCGCGAGGGGTACGCCCCCGCGGAGCAGACCGCCGAGGTTGCCGCCGGGGAGCGGACGGCGGTGATCTTCCGCCTCCGGCCGAGCCGCCGGTAG